Proteins from a single region of Styela clava chromosome 1, kaStyClav1.hap1.2, whole genome shotgun sequence:
- the LOC120335176 gene encoding histone H3.3A, which translates to MARTKQTARKSTGGKAPRKQLATKAARKSAPSTGGVKKPHRYRPGTVALREIRRYQKSTELLIRKLPFQRLVREIAQDFKTDLRFQSAAIGALQEASEAYLVGLFEDTNLCAIHAKRVTIMPKDIQLARRIRGERA; encoded by the coding sequence atggcTCGTACAAAGCAAACAGCGAGAAAATCGACAGGTGGCAAAGCACCAAGAAAGCAACTGGCAACAAAGGCTGCTCGTAAGAGTGCCCCTTCTACTGGAGGAGTAAAGAAGCCACACAGATACCGACCGGGAACTGTTGCTTTGAGAGAAATAAGGCGTTATCAAAAGTCTACCGAGCTCCTTATCAGAAAACTACCTTTTCAACGACTTGTTCGAGAAATTGCCCAAGATTTCAAAACCGACTTGAGATTCCAGAGTGCTGCTATTGGAGCTTTACAGGAAGCAAGTGAAGCTTACCTTGTTGGTCTGTTTGAAGATACTAATCTCTGTGCGATTCACGCAAAAAGAGTCACCATCATGCCTAAAGATATCCAGTTAGCTCGTAGAATCCGTGGAGAACGTGCTTGA